The Caulobacter sp. FWC26 genome contains a region encoding:
- a CDS encoding chemotaxis protein CheD, with protein sequence MTSFHHDDPERAIKVHVTQGESHVSTDPNVVMTTVLGSCIAACIRDPQSGVGGMNHFLLPDSGDGRRDGDAVRYGAYAMEVLINDLLKRGARRERLEAKIFGGAKLFDGLSDVGASNAAFAERFLRDEGIPIVSSSTGGVSARRVEFWPASGRVRQRLVAVDNAPQDVRRPTPPPMPAVASGDVDLF encoded by the coding sequence ATGACGTCATTCCATCACGACGACCCGGAACGGGCGATCAAGGTTCACGTGACGCAAGGTGAGAGCCATGTGTCGACCGACCCCAACGTGGTGATGACCACGGTGCTGGGCTCCTGCATCGCCGCCTGCATCCGCGATCCGCAGAGCGGTGTCGGGGGCATGAACCACTTCCTGTTGCCCGACTCTGGCGATGGCCGGCGCGACGGCGACGCCGTGCGTTACGGCGCCTATGCGATGGAAGTGCTGATCAACGACCTCCTGAAGCGCGGCGCGCGTCGCGAGCGTCTTGAGGCGAAGATCTTTGGCGGCGCCAAGCTGTTCGATGGCCTGTCGGACGTGGGCGCCAGCAACGCGGCTTTCGCCGAGCGCTTTCTGCGCGACGAAGGCATCCCGATCGTGTCGTCCAGCACGGGCGGCGTCTCCGCCCGCCGAGTCGAGTTCTGGCCGGCTTCGGGCCGTGTCCGTCAGCGCCTCGTCGCCGTCGATAACGCGCCGCAGGACGTCCGCCGCCCGACTCCTCCGCCGATGCCAGCGGTGGCGAGCGGCGACGTGGATCTGTTCTAG
- a CDS encoding GntR family transcriptional regulator, with protein MTFAERIGRLNAADDHAPLYRQLQRALRDAIQKKVLAPDDALPAERDLAEEFSISRITVRKALDGLVSEGLLTRRQGAGTFVAARVEKSFSKLSSFTEDMISRGRVPRSEWISRGEGQVTPEESLTLGLSPGTPVYRFARIRYADGAPMAVEYTTIAAFALPSTDAVGTSLYEALEATGHRPVRALQRLRAVLFQAEQADLLGVPVKDAGLLIERRGFLKDGRAVEVTQSYYRGDAYDFVAELNALS; from the coding sequence ATGACGTTTGCCGAGCGAATTGGCCGCCTGAACGCCGCCGACGATCATGCGCCCTTGTACCGGCAGCTCCAGCGCGCGCTCCGGGACGCGATCCAGAAAAAGGTCCTGGCCCCCGACGACGCGTTGCCCGCCGAGCGTGACTTGGCCGAGGAGTTCAGCATCTCGCGCATCACGGTGCGTAAGGCGCTGGACGGCCTGGTCAGCGAGGGCTTGCTGACCCGCCGCCAGGGCGCCGGCACCTTCGTCGCCGCGCGGGTCGAAAAGAGCTTCTCTAAGCTGTCATCGTTCACCGAAGACATGATCTCGCGCGGCCGCGTGCCTCGCAGCGAGTGGATCAGTCGCGGCGAGGGACAGGTCACGCCGGAAGAGTCCCTGACGCTGGGCCTCTCGCCCGGAACGCCGGTCTATCGCTTCGCCCGGATCCGCTATGCCGACGGTGCGCCGATGGCCGTGGAGTATACGACGATCGCGGCGTTCGCCCTGCCCTCCACGGACGCTGTCGGCACCTCGCTGTACGAGGCGCTTGAAGCCACCGGCCATCGCCCGGTGCGCGCGCTGCAGCGACTTCGCGCGGTGCTGTTCCAGGCCGAGCAGGCCGACCTTCTGGGCGTGCCCGTCAAGGACGCCGGCCTGCTGATCGAACGCCGCGGCTTTCTCAAGGATGGGCGAGCGGTCGAGGTCACCCAATCGTACTACCGCGGCGACGCCTACGACTTCGTCGCGGAACTGAACGCCCTGTCCTGA
- a CDS encoding response regulator: MPQASTISVLVVDDQLTMRALIRNALQQIGFKDIREAPDGEEALKNLLAKPANLVISDFNMPKMDGLALLRAVRSHPPIRQTAFVMLTGRADRELVQRAVQFGVNNYCVKPFTVQGLKEKIEQVFGQLT, encoded by the coding sequence ATGCCGCAAGCTAGCACCATCTCCGTACTCGTGGTCGATGACCAGCTCACCATGCGGGCTCTGATCCGCAATGCGCTGCAGCAGATCGGCTTCAAGGACATCCGTGAGGCTCCCGATGGCGAGGAGGCTCTCAAGAACCTTCTGGCCAAGCCGGCGAACCTCGTCATCTCGGACTTCAACATGCCGAAGATGGATGGTCTGGCGTTGCTGCGGGCCGTTCGCTCGCACCCGCCAATCCGCCAGACCGCGTTCGTCATGCTGACGGGCCGCGCCGACCGCGAGCTGGTGCAGCGCGCCGTGCAGTTCGGCGTCAACAATTACTGCGTCAAACCCTTCACCGTCCAAGGGCTGAAGGAAAAGATCGAGCAAGTGTTCGGGCAGCTCACATGA
- a CDS encoding chemotaxis response regulator protein-glutamate methylesterase, which produces MAKIRVLVVDDSATMRSLISAALNRDPDIEVVGGAGDPFEARGMIKALNPDVVTLDIEMPNMNGIDFLEKIMRLRPMPVVMVSTLTQAGAEMTLRALELGAVDCVGKPADATGTQEALAEIVAKVKIAARASVRTNAGAAPSAAAPRRKDFMPSGDIVAIGSSTGGVEALLTILQLFPETCPPTVITQHMPATFTASFAARLDRSSGAKVQEATDGALLEPGKVYVAPGGATHLEVVRSAGLRCRLVAGDPVSGHRPSVDVLFNSVANAVGDKAVGVILTGMGRDGAQGLLSMRKAGAKTLGQDEASCVVYGMPRSAFEIGAVEKQVSLSSMGQSILDLASARR; this is translated from the coding sequence ATGGCCAAGATTCGCGTTCTCGTCGTCGATGACTCCGCCACGATGCGGAGCCTGATTTCGGCGGCCCTCAATCGTGACCCGGATATCGAGGTGGTCGGCGGCGCCGGCGACCCGTTCGAGGCGCGGGGCATGATCAAGGCCCTGAACCCCGATGTCGTCACGCTGGACATCGAGATGCCGAACATGAACGGCATCGACTTCCTCGAGAAGATCATGCGCCTGCGGCCCATGCCGGTCGTCATGGTCTCGACCTTGACCCAGGCCGGCGCCGAGATGACGCTGCGAGCCTTGGAACTGGGCGCCGTGGACTGCGTGGGCAAGCCCGCCGACGCTACCGGCACTCAGGAAGCGCTGGCCGAGATCGTCGCCAAAGTGAAGATCGCGGCGCGCGCCTCGGTTCGCACCAACGCCGGCGCCGCGCCCAGCGCGGCCGCGCCGCGCCGCAAGGACTTCATGCCCTCGGGCGACATCGTGGCGATCGGCTCGTCGACCGGCGGGGTGGAAGCTCTGCTGACGATCCTGCAGCTGTTCCCTGAGACCTGCCCGCCCACCGTCATCACCCAACACATGCCGGCGACCTTCACCGCCAGCTTCGCCGCACGCCTGGACCGCTCGAGCGGCGCCAAGGTGCAGGAAGCCACCGATGGCGCGCTGCTGGAGCCCGGCAAGGTGTATGTCGCACCAGGCGGCGCCACACACCTCGAGGTCGTTCGCTCGGCCGGCCTGCGGTGCCGTCTTGTCGCGGGCGATCCGGTGAGCGGTCACCGGCCTTCGGTGGACGTTCTGTTCAACTCGGTGGCCAACGCGGTCGGCGACAAGGCGGTCGGGGTCATCCTGACCGGCATGGGCCGCGACGGCGCGCAGGGTCTCCTGAGCATGCGCAAGGCCGGCGCAAAGACGCTGGGCCAGGACGAAGCAAGCTGCGTCGTCTACGGCATGCCCCGTTCCGCTTTCGAAATTGGCGCCGTGGAGAAGCAGGTCAGCCTGTCCTCCATGGGCCAGTCCATCCTCGATTTGGCCTCCGCGAGGCGATAG
- a CDS encoding TonB-dependent receptor: protein MSKNTKGRVRALQYGVSGGALALAMAFAGAASAQTAPAAAADDQVEAVVVTGFRASLANALDVKRRENDLVDVIKAQDIADFPDLNLAESLQRVPGVSIDRDGGEGRTITVRGLGPDFTVVRLNGLEALATTGGKDGSGGANRGRQFDFSIFASELFNSVTVRKSTSAMNEEGSLGAIVDLQAARPFDFSKFTMSASAKVGWNDLSRKSDPRYTFLISNRWDTGIGEIGALLSVAYATRAQREEGSSTGRWENPSVRFNSSTAFPCTGAAYNPVSGPALTCAQIGTVTGGTNPTVTAASGTANNLWHPRIPRYGRLDYDQERLGVTGSLQWRPNDRSTLTFDAMLAKFQNNRDETYLEIISFSRSGAGLPQTDVVNFTADGKGTLIKGTFDDVDVRTEYRHDTLKTEFNQFALTYDTKFGEGGNLKLGYGQSRSIQDNPEQTTFSFERYDSDNYSYDYSANDKLPNFNYGFDPTNPANYVYSASNALGDASLLRMRPSKAVNTFKTFFADVDYQILDGFKLRYGAKYKEYGFSSWEKRLNSRVLAGNSATTFTNEAAFGLPPGVTVADVSRVITGFGRGLDIPAGVPTSWLAPDLDKLRQKLGYDCNCVNANGDFRLSVLNQLGAMRAITEKDTALYIQGDFDYDVFNIPVRGNFGVRYVKTEQEATGHYSTGNTTQTVTTLGGTFSQRVPIDAVQTVKRQYTNTLPSLNISAQPLENFFVRFAAAKVMTRPQLPNLSPGYSAISQSAQTVTRGNPDLNPMLSNNLDLSFEWYPDKETLFSVGFFQKDIKSYIQTSSVAVPWAETQLPDSLLSNGNAPDTLFTVTTQINTPGGKLKGYEISLQRPFSFLPAPFDGFGGIVNYTHVQSDIQYVIANPVYSGTPRVLVTPAVMLTQPLVNLSPDAYNATLYYEKSNFKARVSASYRDPYLIQVAPSATNNNDVRIKEKTLNIDSQISYAFKNFTVTLEMINLTDEKDSKVDDSTRMISEEYVHYGRQYYLGVKWKF from the coding sequence ATGTCCAAGAATACCAAGGGACGCGTGCGCGCCCTGCAATACGGCGTCTCGGGCGGCGCCCTGGCGCTGGCGATGGCCTTCGCTGGCGCGGCGAGCGCGCAGACCGCTCCGGCCGCCGCGGCGGATGATCAGGTCGAAGCCGTCGTCGTCACCGGTTTCCGCGCCTCTCTGGCCAACGCCCTGGACGTCAAGCGTCGTGAAAACGACCTCGTCGACGTCATCAAGGCGCAAGACATCGCCGACTTCCCCGATCTGAACCTCGCCGAGTCGCTGCAGCGCGTGCCGGGCGTCTCGATCGACCGTGACGGCGGCGAAGGTCGCACCATCACCGTCCGCGGCCTGGGTCCCGACTTCACCGTCGTGCGTCTGAACGGCCTGGAAGCCCTGGCCACGACGGGCGGCAAGGACGGTTCGGGCGGCGCCAACCGTGGCCGTCAATTCGACTTCTCGATCTTCGCCTCCGAACTGTTCAACAGCGTCACCGTCCGCAAGTCGACCTCAGCGATGAACGAGGAAGGCTCGCTGGGCGCGATCGTCGACCTGCAGGCCGCCCGTCCGTTCGACTTCAGCAAGTTCACGATGAGCGCCAGCGCCAAGGTGGGCTGGAACGATCTCTCGCGGAAGAGCGACCCGCGCTACACCTTCCTGATCAGCAACCGCTGGGACACCGGCATTGGCGAAATCGGCGCGCTGTTGTCAGTCGCCTACGCCACCCGTGCTCAGCGTGAAGAGGGGTCCTCGACCGGCCGCTGGGAAAACCCGTCGGTCCGCTTCAACTCCTCGACGGCCTTCCCCTGCACGGGCGCGGCCTACAACCCGGTTAGCGGCCCGGCCCTGACCTGCGCCCAGATCGGCACGGTCACGGGCGGCACCAACCCGACCGTCACGGCCGCCTCGGGCACCGCCAACAATCTCTGGCACCCGCGGATCCCGCGCTACGGCCGTCTGGACTACGATCAAGAGCGTCTGGGTGTGACCGGCTCGCTGCAATGGCGCCCGAACGACCGCTCGACCCTGACCTTCGACGCGATGCTGGCCAAGTTCCAGAACAATCGCGACGAGACCTATCTGGAAATCATCTCGTTCAGCCGCAGCGGCGCGGGCCTGCCGCAGACCGACGTCGTGAACTTCACGGCCGACGGCAAGGGCACTCTGATCAAGGGCACCTTCGATGACGTCGATGTCCGCACCGAGTACCGCCACGACACGCTGAAGACCGAGTTCAATCAGTTCGCCCTGACCTATGACACCAAGTTCGGTGAAGGCGGCAACCTGAAGCTCGGCTACGGCCAGTCGCGCTCGATCCAGGACAACCCGGAACAGACGACGTTCTCCTTCGAGCGCTACGACAGCGACAACTACAGCTACGACTACTCGGCCAACGACAAGCTGCCGAACTTCAACTACGGCTTTGATCCGACGAACCCGGCCAACTACGTCTACAGCGCCAGCAACGCTCTGGGCGACGCTTCGCTGCTGCGCATGCGTCCGAGCAAGGCGGTCAATACGTTCAAGACCTTCTTCGCTGACGTCGACTACCAGATCCTCGATGGCTTCAAGCTGCGCTATGGTGCGAAGTACAAAGAGTACGGCTTCAGCTCGTGGGAGAAGCGGCTGAACTCCCGCGTTCTCGCCGGCAACTCCGCGACGACGTTCACCAACGAAGCCGCCTTCGGCCTTCCGCCCGGCGTCACCGTTGCAGACGTGTCGCGTGTGATTACCGGTTTTGGTCGCGGCCTGGACATTCCTGCGGGCGTGCCGACATCGTGGCTGGCTCCCGACCTCGACAAGCTGCGCCAGAAGCTGGGTTACGACTGCAACTGCGTGAACGCCAACGGCGACTTCCGTCTCAGCGTCCTGAACCAGTTGGGCGCGATGCGGGCGATCACCGAAAAGGACACTGCGCTCTATATCCAGGGCGATTTCGACTACGATGTCTTCAACATTCCGGTGCGCGGCAACTTCGGCGTTCGCTACGTCAAGACCGAGCAGGAAGCGACTGGCCACTACAGCACCGGCAACACGACGCAGACCGTCACGACGCTGGGCGGCACGTTCAGCCAGCGCGTGCCGATCGATGCGGTGCAGACGGTCAAGCGTCAGTACACCAATACCCTGCCGTCGCTGAACATCTCGGCGCAACCACTCGAGAACTTCTTCGTCCGCTTCGCGGCCGCCAAGGTGATGACGCGTCCGCAACTGCCGAACCTGTCGCCGGGCTACAGCGCGATCAGCCAGTCGGCCCAAACCGTCACTCGCGGTAATCCGGACCTCAACCCGATGCTGTCCAATAACCTGGACCTGAGCTTCGAGTGGTACCCGGACAAGGAGACGCTGTTCTCGGTCGGCTTCTTCCAAAAGGACATCAAGTCCTACATCCAGACTTCGTCGGTCGCTGTGCCGTGGGCCGAAACCCAGTTGCCCGACAGTCTGCTGTCGAACGGCAATGCGCCCGACACGCTGTTCACGGTGACGACCCAGATCAACACCCCTGGCGGCAAGCTGAAGGGTTACGAAATCTCGCTGCAGCGTCCGTTCTCGTTCCTGCCGGCGCCGTTCGACGGCTTCGGCGGCATCGTGAACTACACGCACGTGCAGAGCGACATCCAGTACGTGATCGCCAACCCGGTCTATTCGGGGACCCCGCGCGTCCTGGTCACGCCAGCCGTGATGCTGACCCAGCCGCTGGTGAACCTGTCGCCCGACGCCTACAACGCGACGCTCTACTACGAGAAGAGCAACTTCAAGGCGCGCGTCTCGGCCTCGTATCGTGACCCGTACCTGATCCAGGTGGCCCCGTCGGCGACCAACAACAACGATGTCCGCATCAAGGAAAAGACGCTGAACATCGACAGCCAGATCAGCTACGCCTTCAAGAACTTCACAGTCACGTTGGAAATGATCAACCTGACCGATGAAAAGGACAGCAAGGTCGACGACTCGACCCGCATGATCTCGGAAGAGTACGTGCACTACGGCCGTCAGTACTATCTGGGCGTGAAGTGGAAGTTCTAA
- a CDS encoding response regulator, producing MTDALLPSTRINLERATVLVLDDNGPSLDILSQVVSGFGVKQLHRAESVADAQGLIRTKTFDLVISDVQMPVTDGIEFIEWLRREGGETNRFIPVILVTGHTRTSQIFKIRDAGANYVVAKPITPKVLLERIFWVAREDRAFIECDTFVGPDRRFKHMGPPPGTDGRRKDDLPAEVGEAQTPNLSDDEISNMMRPAKVQI from the coding sequence ATGACAGACGCCCTTCTTCCCTCGACCCGGATCAATCTCGAACGGGCGACGGTGCTTGTGCTGGACGATAACGGCCCATCGCTGGATATTCTGTCCCAGGTGGTGTCCGGCTTCGGCGTCAAGCAATTGCACCGCGCCGAGAGCGTCGCCGACGCCCAAGGCCTGATCAGGACCAAGACCTTCGATCTGGTGATCAGCGACGTTCAGATGCCTGTCACCGACGGCATCGAGTTCATTGAGTGGCTGCGACGCGAGGGTGGCGAAACCAACCGCTTCATCCCGGTCATCCTGGTGACTGGCCACACGCGGACCTCCCAGATCTTCAAGATCCGCGATGCAGGCGCCAACTATGTGGTGGCCAAGCCGATCACGCCGAAGGTTCTGCTGGAGCGGATCTTCTGGGTCGCGCGCGAGGACCGCGCGTTCATTGAGTGCGACACGTTCGTTGGTCCCGACCGTCGCTTCAAGCATATGGGCCCGCCACCGGGGACGGATGGCCGGCGCAAGGACGACCTTCCGGCGGAGGTGGGCGAGGCGCAGACGCCCAACCTGTCCGATGATGAGATCAGCAACATGATGCGCCCAGCGAAGGTGCAGATATGA
- the nagA gene encoding N-acetylglucosamine-6-phosphate deacetylase, whose translation MLAALVNGRILTEAGVVEGKAVLVENGVIAGIVASREIPTNAQHRDLEGGVLVPGFIDTQVNGGGGVLFNDAPTVEAISAIGAAHRRFGTTGFLPTLISDDLAVVDQAMRATEEAIARGVPGVLGLHIEGPFLNPKRKGIHDADKFRLIDEDALALLSSLKLGATLVTLAPERTTPDMIRRLTDAGVVVAAGHTNALYPTMRQALDQGLAGFTHLFNAMSPLTSREPGAVGAALESQEAWCGIIVDGRHVDPVTLKIALRTRPLDRFMLVTDAMPTVGMADKRFNLQGRAIRVVDGVCVDDHGTLAGSDLDMITAVRNAISLLGLTLEQAVMMASQAPATFLGLGQRRGRIASGYAADLCLLDDRLEVVSTWIDGFEA comes from the coding sequence ATGCTGGCAGCTCTGGTCAATGGCCGCATCCTGACGGAAGCTGGCGTCGTCGAAGGCAAGGCCGTCCTGGTCGAGAACGGGGTCATCGCGGGGATCGTCGCGTCGCGTGAGATCCCCACGAACGCCCAGCATCGCGACCTTGAGGGCGGCGTGCTGGTTCCTGGCTTCATAGATACCCAGGTCAACGGAGGTGGCGGCGTCCTCTTCAACGATGCGCCGACCGTCGAAGCCATCTCGGCGATCGGGGCGGCGCACCGGCGCTTCGGCACGACAGGCTTTCTACCCACGCTCATCAGCGACGACCTCGCCGTTGTCGATCAAGCGATGCGGGCGACAGAAGAGGCCATCGCGCGCGGCGTGCCTGGCGTCCTAGGTCTTCACATCGAAGGCCCGTTCCTGAATCCGAAGCGCAAGGGCATCCACGACGCCGACAAGTTCCGGCTGATCGACGAAGATGCTCTAGCGCTGTTGTCGTCTCTGAAGCTTGGCGCCACCCTGGTGACCCTCGCGCCTGAGCGCACGACACCCGACATGATCCGACGACTGACGGATGCGGGCGTGGTCGTCGCGGCGGGCCATACCAATGCGCTTTACCCGACCATGAGGCAGGCCTTGGATCAGGGTCTTGCAGGCTTCACCCACCTGTTCAACGCCATGTCTCCCCTCACCAGCCGCGAGCCCGGCGCCGTCGGGGCGGCGCTGGAGAGCCAGGAGGCCTGGTGCGGGATCATCGTCGATGGCCGTCACGTGGACCCGGTGACACTGAAGATCGCGCTGCGCACGCGGCCGCTGGACCGCTTCATGCTGGTGACCGACGCCATGCCGACCGTGGGGATGGCCGACAAGCGCTTCAACCTTCAGGGCCGCGCGATCCGCGTCGTCGACGGCGTCTGCGTCGACGACCACGGCACGCTCGCCGGATCGGACCTGGACATGATCACGGCCGTTCGCAACGCGATCAGCCTGCTTGGACTGACGCTTGAGCAGGCGGTGATGATGGCCAGCCAAGCCCCGGCGACCTTCTTGGGCCTCGGCCAGCGGCGTGGACGTATCGCGTCGGGCTACGCGGCCGACCTTTGCCTGCTGGATGATCGCCTGGAGGTCGTCTCGACCTGGATCGACGGCTTCGAGGCCTGA
- a CDS encoding protein-glutamate O-methyltransferase CheR translates to MSSVSAPISDRREAIVDGEFAFTSQDFKRIAALLYDLAGISLPDSKATLVYSRLAKRLRSLGMRSFNEYCAFVASEKGHDESQEMLRALTTNVTRFFREPHHFDDLRANVLEPMADQVRAGRRLRLWSAASSSGQEPYSIAFTVLSVWPNAADLDIRILGTDIDTNVLATGRAAVYDESLLEGIPAAARGQYFERDASDRRSWRVCEAARSLVAFRELNLNGPSWPMKGPFDAIFCRNVVIYFDEPTQERVWNRFAPLVAPGGRLYVGHSERVGTSVTAFESCGLTAYRKVGR, encoded by the coding sequence ATGTCTTCTGTCTCCGCGCCTATTTCGGACCGCCGCGAAGCCATCGTCGATGGCGAGTTCGCGTTCACGTCCCAAGACTTCAAGCGCATCGCCGCGCTGCTCTACGATCTGGCCGGCATCAGCCTTCCGGACAGCAAGGCGACCTTGGTCTATTCGCGTCTGGCCAAGCGCCTGCGCTCCCTGGGCATGCGCTCCTTCAACGAATACTGCGCGTTCGTCGCCAGCGAAAAGGGGCACGACGAAAGCCAGGAAATGCTCCGGGCGCTGACCACCAACGTCACGCGCTTCTTCCGCGAACCGCACCATTTCGACGACCTGCGCGCCAATGTTCTCGAGCCCATGGCCGATCAGGTTCGCGCGGGCCGCCGTTTGCGTCTTTGGTCGGCCGCCAGCTCGTCGGGGCAGGAGCCCTACTCGATCGCGTTCACGGTGCTGTCGGTTTGGCCGAACGCCGCCGATCTCGACATCCGGATTCTGGGCACGGATATCGACACCAACGTGCTCGCGACCGGACGCGCCGCCGTCTACGACGAGTCCCTGCTGGAGGGCATTCCGGCGGCCGCGCGCGGTCAGTATTTCGAACGCGACGCCAGCGATCGCCGGAGCTGGCGTGTCTGCGAGGCCGCCCGAAGCCTGGTCGCGTTCCGCGAACTAAATCTCAACGGTCCGTCCTGGCCAATGAAAGGCCCGTTCGACGCCATCTTCTGTCGGAATGTCGTGATCTATTTTGATGAACCCACTCAGGAGCGCGTCTGGAACCGGTTCGCGCCGCTCGTCGCCCCCGGCGGTCGCCTCTATGTCGGTCACTCCGAACGGGTCGGTACGTCCGTGACCGCGTTCGAGAGCTGCGGCCTGACCGCCTATCGGAAGGTGGGGCGCTAA
- a CDS encoding SIS domain-containing protein: protein MEATALTRPETPAPTGLSPESTRMFHEAGEAASVAARQLTANRARIEVLAQRLRAKPPRVVVTCARGSSDHAATFARYLIETRAGVLTSSAGLSVSSVYDASPNLDGALVLAISQSGKSPDLLAAVRSAKAAGAYAVALVNVEDSPLAELADAVIPLHAGPELSVAATKSYIAALVAVTQLIAAWTADAELASALDGLPRQLAEAWALDWSVAVERLQTACNLYVLGRGVGFGVALEAALKFKETCGLHAEAFSAAEVLHGPMALVKDGFPALVFAQNDESRASVDAMAADLRARGAEVLLAGSGEPSAGVLPALSSHPVLEPILMIQSFYRMANALSVARGYNPDSPPHLNKVTETV, encoded by the coding sequence TTGGAGGCGACTGCCTTGACCCGTCCTGAGACCCCCGCGCCCACGGGACTGTCGCCCGAGTCCACCCGCATGTTCCACGAGGCGGGCGAGGCCGCCTCGGTCGCCGCTCGTCAGTTGACCGCGAACAGGGCCCGGATCGAGGTCCTGGCCCAGCGCCTGCGCGCCAAGCCGCCCCGCGTCGTCGTCACCTGTGCGCGCGGCAGCAGCGACCATGCCGCCACCTTCGCCCGCTATCTGATCGAGACCAGGGCGGGGGTTTTGACCTCGTCGGCCGGGCTCTCGGTCAGTTCGGTTTATGACGCCTCGCCCAACCTGGACGGCGCGCTGGTCCTGGCGATCTCACAATCGGGAAAGAGCCCTGACCTGCTAGCCGCCGTCAGGTCCGCCAAGGCGGCGGGCGCCTACGCCGTAGCGCTGGTCAATGTTGAGGATTCGCCCCTGGCGGAGCTGGCCGACGCGGTGATCCCCCTGCACGCCGGTCCCGAGCTCAGTGTCGCAGCGACCAAGTCCTACATCGCCGCCCTCGTCGCGGTGACTCAGTTGATTGCGGCGTGGACGGCGGACGCCGAGCTCGCCTCGGCGCTTGACGGGCTTCCGCGCCAACTCGCCGAGGCCTGGGCGCTCGACTGGTCTGTCGCCGTCGAGCGACTACAGACGGCCTGCAACCTCTATGTTCTCGGTCGCGGCGTCGGCTTCGGCGTGGCGCTGGAGGCGGCGCTGAAGTTCAAGGAGACCTGCGGCCTTCATGCCGAAGCCTTCAGCGCGGCCGAGGTTCTGCATGGCCCCATGGCCCTGGTGAAGGATGGCTTCCCCGCCCTGGTTTTCGCTCAGAACGACGAAAGCCGCGCCAGTGTCGACGCCATGGCCGCTGACCTCCGCGCGCGAGGCGCAGAGGTCCTGCTGGCGGGCTCCGGTGAACCGAGCGCAGGCGTTCTGCCGGCTCTGTCCAGCCATCCAGTGCTTGAGCCAATCCTGATGATCCAGAGTTTCTACCGCATGGCCAATGCGCTGTCGGTCGCACGCGGCTACAATCCCGACAGCCCTCCCCATCTCAACAAGGTGACCGAAACCGTCTGA
- a CDS encoding chemotaxis protein CheW yields the protein MTDHATATSADRRELISFRVGEQEYCVDIMAVREIRGWSPATTLPQSPSYMRGVINLRGAVLPIMDLACRLGMPVIEPTVRSVFIVVKAGDRTVGLLVDAVSDILSINDDMIQPTPDVACDAVRSFVRGIISVEGRMISEISLDRILPEREALAA from the coding sequence ATGACCGATCATGCCACCGCCACCAGCGCTGATCGCCGCGAACTGATCTCCTTCCGCGTGGGCGAGCAGGAGTACTGCGTCGACATCATGGCCGTGCGCGAAATCCGGGGTTGGAGCCCCGCGACCACGCTGCCGCAGTCACCCAGCTACATGCGCGGGGTTATCAACCTGCGCGGCGCGGTGCTGCCCATCATGGACTTGGCGTGCCGCCTGGGCATGCCGGTGATCGAGCCGACCGTCCGCAGCGTGTTCATCGTGGTCAAGGCCGGCGATCGCACGGTGGGTCTGCTGGTCGACGCGGTGTCCGACATCCTGTCGATTAACGACGATATGATCCAACCGACCCCCGACGTCGCCTGCGACGCCGTCCGCAGTTTCGTCCGAGGGATCATCTCGGTCGAGGGACGCATGATCAGCGAAATCTCGCTCGATCGGATCTTGCCTGAACGGGAGGCCCTGGCCGCCTGA